Proteins found in one Paenibacillus borealis genomic segment:
- a CDS encoding citrate/2-methylcitrate synthase, with the protein MTATKGLEGIVATTSSISSIVDGVLTYRGYDIDDLADNATFEETAYLLWFGNLPTVPELEALRRDLSSFAQIPDQVLAQMKLYPKEANTMAALRSAVSALALYDEAADDMSREANQIKAVKLQAQIPTVVAALARIRKGLEPVAPKEGLTIAENFLYMLWGEQPDIVSVKALDTALVLHADHELNASTFAGRVTVATLSDIYSGVTSAIGALKGPLHGGANEAVMKMLEEIGTLDAVEPYVQAKLERREKIMGFGHRVYKNGDPRAKHLMKMSYELGTMKNDTTLYDMSVKVEELITGQKGLKPNVDFYSASVYTQLGIERELFTPIFAISRTSGWTAHILEQYEDNRIIRPRAEYTGMSDMKYVPVDER; encoded by the coding sequence ATGACAGCTACTAAAGGACTTGAAGGCATCGTTGCAACAACCTCATCGATTAGCTCCATTGTGGATGGAGTGCTCACTTACCGCGGTTATGATATTGATGATCTGGCGGATAATGCGACCTTTGAGGAGACCGCTTATTTGCTGTGGTTCGGCAATCTGCCGACAGTACCGGAGCTTGAAGCGCTGCGCCGCGACCTCAGCTCATTCGCCCAGATCCCGGATCAGGTGCTCGCCCAGATGAAGCTGTATCCGAAAGAAGCCAACACGATGGCGGCACTGCGTTCCGCCGTATCCGCTCTGGCGCTCTACGATGAGGCTGCGGATGATATGAGCCGTGAAGCGAATCAGATCAAAGCCGTGAAGCTTCAGGCGCAGATTCCGACGGTGGTCGCCGCACTGGCACGCATCCGCAAGGGGCTTGAGCCGGTAGCGCCCAAAGAAGGCCTGACCATCGCTGAGAACTTCCTCTACATGCTGTGGGGAGAACAGCCGGATATCGTATCCGTCAAGGCGCTGGATACAGCCCTCGTGCTGCATGCGGACCATGAGCTGAATGCTTCCACTTTTGCCGGACGGGTGACTGTGGCTACACTGTCTGATATCTATTCCGGAGTTACTTCGGCTATTGGCGCGCTTAAGGGGCCGCTGCATGGCGGGGCGAATGAAGCTGTGATGAAGATGCTGGAGGAGATAGGCACGCTTGATGCTGTTGAGCCTTATGTCCAAGCCAAGCTGGAACGCCGTGAGAAGATCATGGGCTTCGGACACCGTGTATACAAGAATGGCGATCCGCGGGCCAAACATCTGATGAAAATGTCCTATGAGCTGGGCACGATGAAGAATGATACGACGCTCTATGACATGTCGGTCAAGGTTGAAGAGCTGATTACGGGTCAAAAAGGGCTCAAACCGAATGTCGACTTCTACTCGGCATCCGTCTATACACAGCTGGGGATTGAACGTGAGCTGTTCACTCCGATCTTCGCGATCAGCCGGACCTCGGGCTGGACTGCGCATATTCTGGAACAGTATGAAGACAACCGGATTATCCGGCCGCGTGCGGAATATACCGGCATGTCCGACATGAAATACGTCCCTGTAGACGAACGGTAA
- a CDS encoding FxsA family protein, producing MIRNKWLWAALFAVPAVELFGFIYVSSFLGAPKTLLIMLATSVIGLLMMRFEGKKVLQDSRTHMQEGRVPGRTMLDGLCIFFGGLLLILPGFVTDIIGFTLVFPLTRPLYRVFLLKWIEKKMKNGTFTFYRR from the coding sequence ATGATCAGGAACAAATGGCTGTGGGCTGCATTATTCGCTGTCCCGGCTGTGGAATTATTCGGTTTCATCTATGTCTCAAGTTTTCTTGGAGCGCCCAAGACCCTGCTGATCATGCTGGCCACCTCGGTCATCGGTCTGTTAATGATGCGGTTTGAGGGCAAAAAAGTGCTGCAGGACAGCAGAACCCATATGCAGGAAGGACGGGTGCCCGGACGGACCATGCTGGACGGCCTATGTATCTTTTTCGGCGGACTGCTGCTGATCCTGCCGGGCTTCGTCACGGATATAATCGGCTTCACCCTGGTGTTCCCGCTGACCCGGCCGCTGTACCGGGTTTTTCTGCTGAAGTGGATAGAGAAGAAGATGAAAAACGGCACTTTTACCTTCTACCGCAGGTAG
- the icd gene encoding NADP-dependent isocitrate dehydrogenase, with amino-acid sequence MLKLEKYDLPTEGEQITIEDGKLLVPDQPIIPFIEGDGTGRDIWKASKRVLDAAVEKAYGGTKQIAWYEVFAGEKAFNTYGEWLPNDTLEAIREYIVAIKGPLTTPIGGGIRSLNVALRQELDLYVCLRPVRYFDGVPSPVKHPELVDMVIFRENTEDIYAGIEYQEGSAEVKKVIEFLQKEMGVNKIRFPETSGIGIKPVSEEGSKRLVRSAVEYAIKHGRKSVTLVHKGNIMKFTEGAFKNWGYEVAEQEFGDKVFTWNQYDVIKEREGEAAANAAQKEAEAAGKVIVKDAIADIALQQVLTRPTDFDVIATLNLNGDYLSDALAAQIGGIGIAPGANINYITGHAIFEATHGTAPKYADKDVVNPGSVILSGVMLLEHLGWQEAADLIYKGMSTAINNKTVTYDFARQMEGATELKCSAFADEIINNL; translated from the coding sequence ATGTTGAAACTGGAAAAATACGACCTGCCCACAGAAGGCGAACAAATTACAATCGAAGACGGCAAGCTGCTGGTTCCGGATCAGCCGATCATCCCTTTTATCGAGGGTGACGGTACAGGCCGTGACATTTGGAAAGCCTCCAAGCGGGTGCTGGATGCGGCTGTAGAGAAAGCTTACGGCGGCACGAAGCAGATTGCCTGGTACGAAGTTTTTGCCGGCGAGAAAGCCTTCAATACATATGGTGAATGGCTGCCGAATGACACACTGGAAGCAATCCGCGAGTACATTGTGGCCATCAAGGGCCCGCTGACAACTCCGATCGGAGGCGGTATCCGCTCTCTGAACGTGGCGCTGCGCCAGGAGCTGGACCTGTATGTATGTCTGCGTCCGGTACGCTATTTCGACGGTGTTCCTTCACCGGTGAAGCATCCCGAGCTGGTGGATATGGTTATTTTCCGTGAGAATACTGAAGATATCTATGCCGGGATTGAATACCAGGAAGGTTCCGCTGAAGTGAAGAAGGTTATCGAGTTCCTGCAAAAAGAAATGGGCGTGAACAAGATCCGCTTCCCGGAAACCTCAGGTATCGGTATCAAGCCTGTATCCGAGGAAGGCTCGAAGCGCCTGGTGCGTTCTGCGGTTGAGTATGCCATCAAGCACGGACGCAAGAGCGTGACGCTGGTACACAAAGGCAATATCATGAAATTCACCGAAGGCGCATTTAAGAACTGGGGCTACGAAGTGGCTGAACAGGAATTCGGCGACAAAGTCTTCACCTGGAACCAATATGATGTCATCAAGGAACGTGAGGGTGAAGCTGCAGCGAATGCTGCCCAGAAGGAAGCCGAAGCAGCCGGCAAAGTTATTGTCAAAGACGCTATCGCCGACATCGCTCTGCAGCAGGTATTGACCCGTCCGACCGATTTCGATGTCATCGCGACGCTGAACCTGAACGGGGATTACCTCTCCGACGCACTGGCTGCCCAGATCGGCGGCATCGGTATTGCTCCGGGAGCGAACATTAACTATATTACGGGACATGCTATTTTTGAAGCTACTCATGGTACAGCACCTAAGTATGCGGATAAGGACGTTGTGAATCCGGGTTCGGTTATTCTCTCCGGCGTTATGCTGCTGGAGCATCTGGGCTGGCAGGAAGCGGCTGACCTGATCTATAAGGGAATGAGCACCGCGATTAACAACAAGACGGTTACTTATGACTTTGCCCGCCAGATGGAAGGCGCTACAGAGCTGAAATGCTCCGCCTTTGCTGACGAGATTATCAACAATCTATAA
- the mdh gene encoding malate dehydrogenase — protein MAIKRYKITVVGAGFTGATTALMLAQKELGNVVLLDIPQLENPTKGKALDMLEAGPVQKFDAQITGTSSYEDAADSDIVIITAGIARKPGMSRDDLVNTNAGIVKSVCENVKRVAPESIVIILSNPVDAMTYVAYNALGFPKNRVIGQSGVLDTARYCTFIAQELNVSVEDVRGFVLGGHGDDMVPLVRYSSVGGIPIDTLIPAERIAEIVQRTRVGGGEIVSLLGNGSAYYAPAASLVQMTEAILKDKKRIIPVIALLEGEYGYDNLFMGIPALLGADGIEKIFELELTAEEKAALDKSADSVRAVTSAVTV, from the coding sequence GTGGCCATCAAACGTTACAAAATCACTGTCGTAGGCGCCGGATTCACCGGTGCGACTACGGCACTTATGCTTGCCCAGAAGGAGCTTGGCAATGTGGTGCTGCTCGATATTCCACAGCTGGAGAATCCGACCAAGGGTAAAGCGCTCGATATGCTGGAAGCCGGACCGGTGCAGAAATTCGATGCCCAGATCACCGGAACCTCCAGCTATGAGGATGCAGCCGATTCCGATATCGTCATTATTACGGCAGGGATTGCACGCAAGCCCGGCATGAGCCGTGATGACCTGGTCAACACCAATGCGGGCATCGTAAAATCGGTTTGTGAGAATGTGAAGCGCGTGGCTCCCGAGTCCATCGTAATTATTCTGAGCAATCCGGTCGATGCCATGACGTATGTAGCATACAATGCGCTCGGCTTTCCGAAGAACCGCGTAATCGGTCAATCCGGCGTACTTGATACAGCACGTTATTGTACATTTATCGCCCAGGAGCTTAATGTTTCGGTTGAAGATGTACGCGGTTTCGTGCTGGGCGGCCATGGTGATGATATGGTTCCGCTTGTGCGCTATTCCAGTGTTGGCGGTATTCCGATCGACACGCTGATCCCTGCTGAACGCATTGCTGAGATTGTGCAGCGTACCCGCGTCGGCGGCGGTGAAATCGTCAGCCTGCTGGGTAACGGCAGCGCTTATTATGCCCCTGCGGCGTCACTGGTTCAGATGACAGAGGCTATCCTCAAGGACAAGAAGCGGATTATTCCTGTAATCGCCCTGCTTGAAGGTGAATATGGTTACGATAATTTGTTCATGGGTATTCCGGCGCTCCTCGGTGCGGATGGCATCGAGAAGATCTTCGAACTGGAGCTTACGGCAGAAGAGAAGGCGGCTCTGGATAAATCAGCCGATTCCGTCCGTGCAGTAACTTCAGCAGTAACTGTGTAA
- a CDS encoding S-layer homology domain-containing protein — MNFRSIVTVGLSLCLVLGSSGNIYAATADYEGHWAQKQISHWIEKGWLKGLPDGSVKPDQEISRAEFVTLINRSFDITDASKAAVFSDLPKTSWAYSEFSKAIGAGYIEGFDGTIRPNAPITRQEAAMIIFRLLMLEAGPPEVLSQFSDSDQIAGWSKSEVAAVVAAGAMKGYPDGRFAPARAMTRAEAIALLDIFTIVSGGLESLAVSTSEGFDGSAPADFHRYNNVTVSTHGVTLQNMVIYGDLLLDEAIGEGEVTLTNVDVKGKVIVHGADSVQLKDSTLKQMIVQKKSGTARLVAEGSTLVTSVSAQSGVELEEGGVAGAGFTEINLPASLPAGIVVTLSGIFGAVNIEAKGSVLHLKKGSVSTLNVVANAAGLKVELDQGTTVTRAILNAATNVTGAGRVLAATVNEGAKGSSFANKPASLDGSQKDSITISAALPAVASSGGSNGDSGSAGGNTTIPAALPLISGITVTQGPENMYTNSAAVLLNLEGLSPEVQAAADHPGYYFTAAAESAPVLNNVHTTHLPDMSPRFLFPAAPEQLKEYMTVILYDKNGQAIGYNVVKLNLSAKYALLNEQAVRFTSGVGITRDVRDGLIRDRIAVEGEWIAQHPEAKFYSYVANTQLPYITNAARDFNIKHVSSQILYLEQVTNDVYGISFESFADYAAPLYSVPDFQEQYMVVFYDNEMNVAGYYQGASVLSDQQAADTVAYKINQLPAAAGLTLADKKAVNWAYGRYMGLTDAQKALLEGTAVNKIIALKAAADQL; from the coding sequence ATGAATTTCAGAAGTATTGTGACCGTCGGCTTGAGTCTTTGTCTGGTGCTTGGATCGTCCGGCAATATTTATGCAGCCACGGCAGATTATGAAGGGCACTGGGCTCAGAAGCAGATCAGCCACTGGATCGAAAAGGGCTGGCTGAAGGGATTACCGGACGGGTCAGTAAAGCCGGATCAGGAGATCAGCAGAGCGGAGTTTGTGACGCTGATCAACCGGAGCTTCGACATCACCGATGCGAGCAAAGCTGCTGTCTTCAGTGACTTGCCGAAGACAAGCTGGGCATACAGTGAGTTCTCCAAAGCTATAGGGGCCGGCTATATTGAGGGCTTTGACGGTACTATCCGTCCCAATGCGCCTATTACGCGCCAGGAAGCGGCAATGATTATATTCAGGCTGCTTATGTTAGAGGCCGGTCCTCCGGAGGTCTTGTCCCAGTTCAGCGATAGTGACCAGATTGCCGGCTGGAGTAAATCCGAAGTTGCGGCAGTGGTAGCTGCCGGAGCAATGAAAGGCTATCCCGACGGAAGGTTTGCTCCGGCCCGGGCGATGACCAGGGCTGAGGCTATCGCGCTGCTGGATATTTTCACCATCGTATCCGGCGGATTGGAGAGTCTAGCGGTGAGTACGTCTGAAGGATTCGATGGTTCTGCTCCGGCAGATTTCCACAGATACAACAACGTCACAGTATCTACCCATGGTGTTACTCTACAGAACATGGTGATCTACGGCGACCTGCTGCTGGATGAAGCAATTGGTGAAGGGGAGGTTACTCTGACCAATGTGGATGTCAAAGGTAAGGTCATTGTCCACGGGGCTGACTCGGTGCAGCTCAAAGACTCGACCCTGAAACAGATGATTGTACAGAAAAAGAGTGGAACCGCCCGGCTTGTAGCCGAGGGTTCAACTCTTGTGACATCGGTCTCTGCCCAGTCCGGTGTAGAGCTGGAGGAGGGCGGCGTAGCCGGAGCGGGCTTTACCGAGATCAACCTGCCGGCAAGTCTTCCTGCGGGGATTGTGGTGACGCTTAGCGGCATTTTTGGAGCGGTGAATATTGAAGCCAAAGGGTCAGTCCTGCACCTGAAAAAAGGCTCGGTAAGCACACTTAACGTAGTTGCCAATGCGGCCGGACTCAAGGTGGAGCTGGATCAAGGCACTACGGTTACGAGAGCTATTCTGAATGCGGCAACGAACGTTACAGGGGCGGGACGGGTTCTGGCTGCTACTGTGAACGAGGGTGCGAAGGGCTCTTCCTTTGCCAATAAACCGGCAAGTCTGGACGGTAGCCAGAAGGATTCCATCACCATCTCTGCAGCGTTACCGGCGGTGGCTTCAAGTGGCGGCAGTAATGGTGATAGTGGCAGCGCTGGCGGCAATACAACAATTCCGGCAGCACTTCCGCTCATAAGCGGGATTACGGTAACCCAGGGACCCGAAAATATGTACACCAATTCAGCCGCTGTGCTGTTGAATCTTGAAGGGCTGTCTCCTGAAGTACAGGCGGCTGCTGATCATCCTGGTTATTATTTTACAGCAGCCGCAGAATCTGCACCCGTTCTGAACAATGTGCATACAACACATCTTCCCGATATGTCGCCAAGGTTTTTGTTCCCGGCCGCTCCGGAGCAGCTTAAAGAATATATGACGGTTATTCTTTATGATAAGAACGGTCAGGCTATCGGGTACAATGTGGTTAAGCTGAACCTGAGCGCGAAGTATGCTTTGCTTAACGAGCAGGCGGTCCGCTTCACCAGCGGAGTGGGGATTACGAGAGACGTGAGGGATGGACTTATACGTGACCGGATCGCCGTGGAAGGTGAGTGGATTGCGCAGCATCCTGAAGCGAAATTTTATTCATATGTTGCTAATACTCAGCTTCCGTACATTACTAATGCCGCAAGGGATTTCAATATCAAGCATGTTTCTTCTCAGATTCTGTATCTGGAACAAGTTACAAATGATGTGTATGGCATATCCTTTGAGAGCTTTGCTGACTATGCAGCGCCACTCTATAGCGTTCCTGATTTCCAGGAACAGTATATGGTCGTGTTCTATGATAATGAGATGAATGTGGCTGGATATTACCAGGGGGCAAGTGTGCTGAGCGATCAGCAGGCTGCGGATACGGTAGCTTACAAGATCAATCAGCTGCCCGCTGCTGCTGGCTTGACCTTGGCGGACAAGAAGGCTGTGAACTGGGCTTACGGCAGATACATGGGGCTGACGGATGCGCAAAAGGCGCTGCTGGAGGGAACGGCGGTGAACAAGATTATTGCATTGAAGGCAGCGGCGGATCAGCTGTAG
- a CDS encoding MFS transporter, with translation MEKITKLRGFYLFLGLAGGSFGSYLSLLLKSNGLDVSQIGMLMATGTLIAICVQPLWGMISDRYNQARLVLILSVAVPALFAVLYRSEYFIVLMLVYTVSTIFSSTQAPIADSYAIAAANRAGSTYGSIRMMMSIGAAVGAIAGGQYVSKFSVSTIWLPFLLLNAVAVAIALTLPKQAEENHMMSQSFSQGVKKLLANRIFLAFLGGSFLVNQTMTAFGTYFVLAFQSVGGSTSYAGIALFLASITNVPSMFFASKVIRRLGMERTLLLGALIYVLRWGIQVAFPYPSVMIGVQVLHGLSFGFFYIAAVEYVSKITSAEMQATGQSVFNIVFSGFAGILGNLLNGMLLNQGGVGLMNLSCMLSAAAGAALLFYVARSSRSKLPLKASSGGVSA, from the coding sequence ATGGAAAAAATAACGAAGCTGCGCGGGTTTTATCTATTTCTGGGACTCGCCGGGGGCTCCTTCGGCTCTTATTTGTCGTTGCTGCTGAAATCGAACGGACTTGATGTCAGCCAGATCGGCATGCTGATGGCTACGGGAACGCTGATCGCGATCTGTGTCCAGCCCTTATGGGGGATGATCTCCGACAGATACAACCAGGCGCGGCTGGTGCTTATACTGAGTGTGGCTGTTCCGGCGCTGTTTGCTGTGCTGTACAGGTCGGAGTATTTCATCGTGCTGATGCTGGTGTACACGGTATCGACGATCTTCTCCTCCACACAGGCTCCTATTGCCGACTCTTACGCCATAGCAGCGGCGAACAGAGCCGGATCGACTTACGGCAGCATCCGGATGATGATGAGCATAGGAGCCGCTGTAGGAGCCATTGCCGGGGGGCAGTATGTTTCTAAATTCTCGGTATCCACGATCTGGCTGCCGTTTCTGCTGCTGAATGCTGTTGCGGTGGCTATCGCCCTGACCCTGCCGAAGCAGGCGGAAGAGAATCATATGATGAGCCAGTCCTTCTCCCAGGGAGTCAAAAAATTGCTCGCCAACCGGATATTCCTCGCCTTTCTGGGCGGGAGCTTTCTGGTGAACCAGACGATGACGGCGTTTGGTACTTATTTCGTCCTGGCCTTCCAGTCGGTCGGCGGATCGACCAGCTATGCGGGTATCGCCTTGTTTCTGGCATCGATCACTAACGTACCTTCCATGTTCTTTGCCTCCAAGGTTATCCGCAGGCTGGGTATGGAGCGGACGCTGCTGCTGGGTGCGCTGATCTATGTGCTGCGCTGGGGAATTCAGGTGGCCTTCCCGTATCCATCGGTCATGATTGGAGTACAGGTGCTGCATGGCCTTTCCTTCGGTTTCTTTTACATTGCTGCTGTTGAATATGTATCGAAGATTACCTCTGCGGAGATGCAGGCCACGGGACAAAGTGTATTTAACATCGTGTTCTCCGGATTTGCCGGTATTCTGGGCAATCTGCTGAACGGAATGCTGCTGAATCAGGGCGGGGTCGGCCTCATGAATCTGTCCTGTATGCTGAGTGCGGCGGCAGGTGCGGCGCTGCTGTTCTATGTCGCCCGAAGCTCGCGCAGCAAGCTGCCGCTGAAGGCCTCTTCAGGCGGGGTCAGCGCTTAG
- a CDS encoding acyl-CoA thioesterase: protein MKSHNPGWASRWHETSFRVRYQETDQMGVVYHANYLTWFESGRTEMFRGLGFAYRTLESLGLLLPVTSADLQFKSPARYDDLIAVYARLTTFSALRVVYEYEIRRVAEEHGVGGASGASGTRKAFPAASEPLPGELLVSGTTSHVWLNKEWKPVRIDRAQPELFRAITTALKEEEGGAV from the coding sequence ATGAAATCACACAATCCGGGGTGGGCCAGCCGCTGGCATGAAACTTCATTTCGTGTGCGTTATCAGGAAACTGATCAGATGGGTGTGGTCTATCACGCCAATTATTTGACCTGGTTTGAGAGCGGGCGCACGGAGATGTTCCGCGGACTGGGCTTTGCTTACCGGACACTGGAGAGCCTTGGGCTGTTATTGCCTGTGACCTCTGCAGATTTGCAATTTAAAAGCCCGGCGCGATATGATGATCTTATTGCCGTGTATGCAAGGTTAACAACCTTCTCGGCTCTGAGGGTTGTCTATGAATATGAAATCCGCCGTGTGGCAGAAGAGCACGGGGTAGGCGGGGCGTCCGGAGCTTCCGGGACCCGTAAGGCGTTTCCGGCGGCCAGTGAACCTCTTCCCGGCGAGCTGCTGGTCAGCGGCACGACGAGCCATGTCTGGCTGAACAAGGAATGGAAGCCTGTGCGTATCGACAGGGCGCAGCCTGAGCTGTTCCGCGCTATCACTACGGCGCTTAAGGAAGAAGAAGGAGGAGCAGTATGA
- the ytvI gene encoding sporulation integral membrane protein YtvI: MDTLVLKRVLRGLWVVLAAAVILLAVYVLLPLLYPLLLAWLLAYLIHPLVLILKGMKLPGWLAVVLSLLFYIGGTGLVLTALITRLVKELIVLLQTFDLHTDQWRELLLRVSRNASIQNIINQINQFYHDNPGYHATIDSNISRTTETVGHAMTQLITGFFNMILGLISSLPSLGTILIVIVLAAFFLSTGWERHNAKLISLLPAPLLRPVSEIWKDLRKALFGYLRAQLVLISVTAVIVIIGLLLLGVDSAFAIGLTIGIVDLVPYLGVGIVILPWALYSYMTGNLALAAGLLVLYGIILITRQVLEPKVLASSIGLDPLAMLIGMFAGLQLFGMLGLLLGPVLLVILDAFGRAGVFRALRSYILSGRLH, from the coding sequence ATCGATACACTTGTGCTCAAAAGAGTGCTGCGCGGCCTGTGGGTCGTGCTTGCTGCCGCTGTGATCCTGCTGGCTGTATATGTACTGCTGCCGCTCCTCTATCCCCTGCTGCTGGCCTGGCTGCTGGCTTACCTTATACATCCGCTGGTGCTGATCCTGAAGGGGATGAAGCTGCCCGGCTGGCTGGCGGTTGTCCTCTCACTGCTCTTTTATATTGGGGGTACCGGCCTTGTGCTGACCGCGCTGATTACCCGGCTGGTGAAGGAGCTCATTGTGCTGCTCCAGACCTTCGACCTCCATACAGACCAATGGCGTGAGCTGCTGCTGAGGGTTAGCCGCAATGCCAGCATTCAGAATATTATTAACCAGATCAACCAGTTTTACCACGACAATCCGGGTTATCATGCCACCATTGACAGCAATATCAGCAGAACCACCGAAACCGTGGGCCATGCCATGACCCAGCTGATCACCGGGTTCTTCAACATGATTCTGGGGCTGATCTCCTCGCTGCCGAGCCTCGGCACCATTCTGATCGTGATCGTGCTGGCCGCGTTCTTCCTCAGCACCGGCTGGGAACGTCATAACGCCAAGCTGATCTCCCTCCTCCCTGCTCCGCTGCTGCGGCCGGTCTCGGAGATCTGGAAGGATCTGCGCAAGGCGCTGTTCGGCTACCTCCGTGCCCAGCTGGTATTGATCTCGGTGACAGCCGTGATCGTAATCATCGGCCTGCTCCTGCTGGGTGTAGACTCAGCATTTGCCATTGGCCTGACCATCGGCATTGTCGATCTGGTGCCTTATCTCGGTGTCGGCATCGTGATCCTCCCCTGGGCGCTGTATTCCTACATGACCGGGAACCTGGCCCTGGCGGCCGGCCTGCTGGTGCTGTACGGAATCATTCTGATCACCCGCCAGGTGCTTGAGCCCAAGGTGCTCGCCAGCAGCATCGGGCTGGACCCGCTCGCCATGCTGATCGGCATGTTCGCCGGGCTTCAGCTGTTCGGCATGCTGGGCCTCCTGCTCGGCCCGGTGCTGCTCGTCATTCTGGATGCGTTCGGCCGCGCCGGTGTGTTCCGCGCACTGCGCAGCTATATCCTGAGCGGCCGGCTGCATTAA